In Mucilaginibacter celer, one DNA window encodes the following:
- a CDS encoding alpha-1,3-galactosidase-related protein has protein sequence MRNLALKSLAVLCLMLISNLLQARNKPADYISIKARRTSPGNQTYFIDPVKGNDQNNGKSKIKAWKTFVPVNRLILSPGDDVSVLSPGDFHESMAVVARGSSSKPVNIKFAPGKYNFFPDGAFKTQLQISNTNDVPYGLKAIALMVDSSRFVNVASAGALINLRGKMIETYVNHSNNIKLCGLSYDYHRPTVSELTVTQLAVNYADVRVNKGDEFAVKDSVLTWIGEGWSYQPDGYWQQYNPATRELERIEIEQQQLRYVNTSENQLRIYFKQNPGFKTGLTYQNRDVTRDCAGIFIQKSKNISFNHVRIYFMHGMGVVSQFSQNLTFNHVSVKARAGRTCAAWADILHFSGCSGKIEVANSYLSAANDDAINIHGTFLKITERLSSTEVKVKFMHNQTYGFDAFSAGDSVGMVNPASLLTYQSNKLLLVQKLNDKEFMLKLSKPLPVEMQTGDVIENVTATPQVWIHHDTIEKIPTRGILLTTLRKSIIEHNVFNRTHNSAIWINDDASGWYESGAVRDVTIRNNRFFECGGPVIGTLPETKVPVKKAVHSGIKILNNKAVIKEGLFLSASANSGLRVTGNHVKSKVPVKNFDALMSIKDCFDLPKGGFKGNVLGE, from the coding sequence ATGAGAAACCTCGCCCTGAAAAGCCTCGCAGTTTTGTGCTTAATGCTGATAAGTAACTTATTACAAGCCCGAAACAAACCGGCCGACTATATTTCAATCAAAGCCCGCCGCACATCCCCGGGCAATCAAACGTATTTTATCGACCCGGTAAAAGGCAACGATCAAAACAACGGAAAAAGCAAAATCAAAGCCTGGAAAACTTTTGTGCCTGTAAACCGACTTATTTTATCGCCGGGTGATGATGTTTCTGTGCTATCACCGGGCGATTTCCACGAATCGATGGCTGTGGTTGCCCGCGGCTCGTCTTCAAAACCGGTAAACATTAAATTCGCGCCGGGTAAATATAATTTTTTCCCGGATGGGGCTTTTAAAACGCAGTTGCAAATCTCTAATACCAACGATGTTCCTTATGGTTTAAAAGCCATCGCCCTGATGGTTGATAGCAGCAGGTTTGTTAATGTAGCAAGCGCAGGAGCCTTAATTAACCTGCGGGGTAAAATGATTGAAACTTATGTCAATCATAGCAACAACATCAAGCTATGTGGTTTAAGTTACGATTACCACCGGCCAACAGTTTCCGAGCTTACAGTAACCCAGTTGGCAGTAAATTATGCCGATGTGCGGGTTAACAAGGGCGACGAATTTGCTGTTAAGGATAGCGTACTCACCTGGATAGGCGAAGGCTGGAGTTACCAACCCGATGGGTATTGGCAGCAATATAACCCTGCCACGCGGGAACTTGAAAGGATTGAAATAGAGCAGCAACAGCTCCGCTACGTAAATACCAGCGAAAACCAATTGCGCATCTACTTTAAACAAAACCCCGGTTTTAAAACAGGCCTGACATATCAAAACCGTGATGTAACCCGTGATTGTGCGGGCATTTTTATTCAGAAAAGTAAAAATATCAGTTTCAACCATGTGCGTATTTATTTTATGCACGGCATGGGGGTAGTGAGCCAGTTTAGCCAAAACTTAACTTTTAACCACGTTAGTGTAAAGGCCCGTGCCGGGCGTACCTGTGCGGCCTGGGCGGATATCCTGCATTTTTCGGGCTGCAGCGGTAAAATAGAAGTGGCTAACAGTTACCTCTCGGCAGCTAATGATGATGCGATCAATATCCATGGCACATTTTTAAAAATCACTGAGCGACTTTCTTCAACCGAAGTGAAAGTGAAATTTATGCATAATCAAACCTATGGCTTCGATGCCTTTTCGGCTGGCGATAGTGTTGGCATGGTAAACCCGGCAAGCCTGCTTACTTATCAAAGCAACAAACTGTTATTGGTACAAAAACTTAATGATAAAGAGTTTATGTTAAAGCTGAGCAAGCCCTTGCCTGTCGAAATGCAAACCGGCGATGTAATAGAAAACGTAACCGCTACCCCACAGGTATGGATCCACCACGATACCATCGAAAAAATACCAACCCGTGGCATCCTGCTAACCACCTTGCGAAAAAGTATAATTGAGCACAACGTATTCAATCGTACGCACAACAGTGCCATCTGGATAAATGATGATGCTTCCGGCTGGTATGAATCTGGAGCGGTGAGGGATGTAACTATCCGTAATAACCGGTTTTTTGAATGTGGGGGACCGGTGATTGGCACCTTACCGGAAACTAAAGTGCCGGTTAAAAAGGCAGTACATTCGGGGATTAAAATTCTTAATAACAAGGCTGTTATAAAGGAAGGTTTGTTTTTAAGTGCTTCTGCTAATTCGGGGTTACGGGTTACAGGTAACCATGTAAAATCAAAAGTTCCGGTTAAAAATTTTGATGCTTTGATGAGTATTAAAGATTGTTTTGACTTGCCGAAAGGTGGGTTTAAGGGGAATGTTTTGGGGGAGTGA
- a CDS encoding SRPBCC domain-containing protein: MELKTKITAQTGKQDLLITREFDLPVELLFKAYAEPEIVEQWMGTKVLKLENQNHGSYRFETSDPKGNVVFKANGTIHEFTPNQKIVRTFEMENAPFRAQLEILSFEKLTDNTCKLNMHSIYQSAALRDEMLKLPFAQGINWAHNRLQEVVNKLK, from the coding sequence ATGGAACTGAAAACCAAAATTACCGCCCAAACCGGCAAGCAGGACCTGCTCATCACCCGCGAATTTGACCTGCCGGTGGAACTGCTGTTTAAAGCCTACGCCGAACCCGAAATTGTGGAGCAATGGATGGGCACTAAAGTGCTGAAACTTGAAAACCAAAATCACGGCAGTTACCGCTTTGAAACTTCCGATCCGAAAGGAAACGTGGTATTCAAAGCCAACGGAACCATTCACGAGTTTACGCCTAACCAAAAGATAGTCCGCACTTTCGAAATGGAAAACGCACCTTTTCGCGCGCAACTGGAAATTTTGTCGTTCGAAAAACTTACTGATAATACCTGTAAGCTAAATATGCATTCTATATATCAATCGGCAGCTTTGAGGGATGAAATGTTGAAACTCCCTTTCGCACAGGGCATCAACTGGGCACATAACCGTTTACAAGAAGTTGTTAACAAATTAAAATAA
- a CDS encoding YdeI/OmpD-associated family protein has translation MMMNPKVDFYFAKSEKWRQELEQLRIIALDCGLTEELKWGSPCYTLGQSNIVLIHEFKEYCAFLFFKGALLSDTDNILIQQSENVQAARQIRFTNLEQITGLATVLKTYIYQAIEVEKAGLKVELKKTTEFLVAEEFQTKLNEMPALKIAFEALTPGRQRAYLLHFSQPKQSKTRQERVEKYIPQILIGKGLAD, from the coding sequence ATGATGATGAACCCCAAGGTTGATTTTTATTTCGCTAAATCTGAAAAATGGCGGCAGGAACTGGAGCAATTACGAATAATAGCGCTTGATTGCGGGTTAACCGAAGAATTAAAATGGGGATCGCCTTGCTATACGCTTGGCCAAAGTAATATTGTACTGATTCATGAATTTAAAGAGTACTGTGCCTTCCTGTTTTTTAAAGGTGCTTTGCTGAGTGATACTGATAACATCCTCATCCAACAATCAGAAAATGTACAGGCAGCCCGGCAAATCAGGTTTACCAATCTTGAGCAAATAACAGGCCTTGCCACCGTACTCAAAACCTATATTTACCAGGCTATTGAGGTTGAAAAAGCCGGGCTGAAAGTGGAGTTGAAAAAGACCACCGAATTTCTCGTGGCCGAAGAGTTTCAAACCAAATTGAATGAAATGCCGGCTTTAAAAATCGCGTTCGAAGCGCTTACACCGGGCCGGCAACGGGCCTATCTGTTGCATTTTTCGCAACCTAAACAATCCAAAACAAGGCAGGAAAGGGTTGAAAAATACATACCCCAAATTTTAATTGGTAAAGGTTTAGCTGATTAA
- a CDS encoding DoxX family protein, translating into MSKRNKIIYWVATLWLALGMTSTGVVQLIKMKEETALMTHLGYPAYLLTIIGVWKILGVIVVLIPKFTLLKEWAYAGFFFVMLGAVFSHLAVGDGGKEFFGPILLIVLTIISWYFRPADRKIISANQ; encoded by the coding sequence ATGAGCAAAAGAAATAAGATCATTTACTGGGTTGCCACCCTTTGGCTGGCTTTAGGAATGACATCTACAGGAGTAGTACAGCTGATAAAAATGAAAGAGGAAACTGCGTTGATGACACATTTAGGCTATCCTGCTTATTTGTTAACGATCATTGGCGTTTGGAAAATTTTAGGTGTAATAGTGGTGCTAATCCCTAAATTTACTTTGCTGAAAGAATGGGCTTATGCAGGCTTCTTCTTTGTGATGTTAGGCGCGGTGTTTTCGCATTTGGCTGTGGGCGATGGCGGGAAGGAGTTTTTCGGGCCAATATTGTTGATCGTGCTAACTATCATATCCTGGTATTTTAGGCCTGCCGACAGAAAAATCATTTCAGCAAACCAATAA
- a CDS encoding FecR family protein, with the protein MTPEEYIELYEKFASGRCTPEEEARLMEYQDEFHLPETSNGPVNGADKQKRARIYARIRESLTEQPQQGRTFKMWSRIAAAAVIVLVSGIFFFQKKQPVQNTIAVNSEKKSPFIPIKPGKNTAVLTLANGSTITLDSAQNGVLATSGKTAIKKLANGLIEYSGNNGDQPAAQAAMNTISVPRGGQYTVKLPDGTMVWLNSASSLSYPVAFTGATRNVTLSGEAYFEVTKNPRQPFTVHTGNVDVKVLGTHFNVQAYDDDKNSKTTLLEGSVSLSNKNASALLVPGQQGVTGAGQGIVTRKANINQVIAWKTGYFLFRENDIRDIMKQISRWYDVEVEYQGNITHKTFGGIYSKNKEITELLKGLELTGLVHFKIEERRIIVMN; encoded by the coding sequence ATGACACCGGAAGAATACATCGAATTGTACGAAAAGTTTGCTTCGGGCCGCTGCACTCCCGAAGAAGAAGCGAGACTGATGGAATACCAGGACGAGTTTCACTTACCTGAAACCAGCAACGGCCCCGTCAACGGCGCCGATAAACAAAAACGCGCCCGCATCTATGCCCGCATCCGCGAATCGCTGACTGAACAGCCACAACAAGGACGCACCTTCAAAATGTGGAGCCGGATAGCTGCCGCTGCTGTTATTGTATTGGTTTCAGGTATTTTCTTCTTTCAAAAAAAACAGCCGGTTCAAAATACCATAGCTGTAAATTCTGAAAAAAAATCGCCTTTTATACCAATTAAACCGGGTAAAAACACGGCGGTGCTTACCCTGGCCAATGGCTCAACCATTACTTTAGATTCTGCCCAAAACGGGGTATTGGCAACATCAGGCAAAACAGCTATTAAAAAACTGGCTAACGGACTTATCGAATACAGCGGCAATAATGGCGATCAACCTGCGGCCCAGGCGGCAATGAACACTATTTCGGTACCGCGCGGCGGCCAGTATACCGTTAAATTGCCCGATGGTACTATGGTTTGGCTAAACTCGGCCTCTTCCCTATCGTACCCGGTAGCCTTTACCGGCGCAACCCGAAATGTTACTTTAAGCGGCGAAGCTTATTTTGAGGTTACCAAAAACCCGCGCCAACCTTTCACCGTGCATACCGGCAATGTTGACGTAAAGGTATTGGGCACTCATTTTAACGTGCAGGCTTATGATGACGATAAAAACAGCAAAACCACCCTGCTTGAAGGCTCGGTAAGCCTCTCTAACAAAAACGCATCGGCCCTATTGGTTCCGGGGCAGCAGGGGGTTACAGGCGCGGGCCAGGGCATTGTTACCCGCAAGGCTAATATAAACCAGGTGATAGCCTGGAAAACGGGTTATTTCCTTTTCAGGGAAAACGACATCCGCGATATTATGAAACAGATTTCGCGCTGGTATGATGTTGAAGTTGAATACCAGGGCAATATCACCCACAAAACCTTTGGCGGCATCTACTCAAAAAATAAAGAGATAACCGAATTATTAAAAGGACTTGAATTAACCGGACTTGTTCACTTTAAAATTGAAGAAAGGAGGATAATCGTAATGAATTAA
- a CDS encoding ArsR/SmtB family transcription factor: MNLRRDVFQAIADPTRRAILTLVATQAMTAGLIASNFDTARPTVSKHLQILTECELLKQEQSGREIYYHINAKKMKEVADFIEPFRQMWDERFNKLEAIMKQYQSKQTE, from the coding sequence ATGAATTTACGACGCGACGTATTCCAGGCCATTGCCGATCCAACCCGCAGGGCCATCCTCACCCTGGTTGCCACCCAGGCTATGACAGCCGGGTTAATAGCCTCTAATTTTGATACCGCAAGGCCAACAGTTTCCAAACATTTGCAGATCCTCACCGAATGCGAATTACTGAAACAGGAGCAAAGCGGCCGGGAAATTTATTACCATATCAACGCAAAAAAAATGAAAGAAGTAGCCGATTTTATCGAACCGTTCCGCCAGATGTGGGATGAGCGCTTCAACAAGCTGGAAGCCATCATGAAACAATACCAATCAAAACAAACCGAATAA
- a CDS encoding DUF4256 domain-containing protein, with protein MKKELSTEQREELLGILKTRFEKNKHRHKGIEWADVLANLNANAVKLWSLSEMEITGGEPDVVGYDANTGEYVFCDCAAESPKGRRSYCYDHEALEARKEHKPANSAVAAAEDMGIEMLTEEQYRDLQKLGKFDLKTSSWVKTPANIRKLGGAIFCDRRYDTVFVYHNGAESYYAARGFRGVLKV; from the coding sequence ATGAAAAAAGAACTTTCTACCGAGCAACGCGAGGAGTTGCTCGGTATACTGAAAACCCGTTTTGAAAAAAATAAACATCGCCATAAGGGTATTGAATGGGCTGATGTACTGGCAAATCTTAATGCTAATGCGGTGAAATTATGGTCGCTTAGCGAAATGGAAATAACCGGCGGCGAACCTGATGTTGTTGGTTATGATGCAAACACCGGCGAATACGTTTTTTGTGATTGTGCAGCTGAAAGCCCCAAAGGTCGCCGGAGCTATTGTTACGATCATGAAGCACTTGAGGCCCGAAAAGAACATAAACCTGCCAACAGCGCCGTAGCTGCGGCTGAAGATATGGGCATAGAGATGCTAACCGAAGAACAATATCGCGATTTGCAAAAGCTGGGCAAGTTTGATCTGAAAACATCAAGTTGGGTAAAAACTCCTGCCAATATCCGCAAACTTGGTGGAGCTATATTTTGCGATAGGAGGTATGATACCGTTTTTGTGTATCATAACGGTGCCGAATCATATTATGCAGCCAGAGGATTTCGTGGTGTGCTAAAAGTTTAA
- a CDS encoding RNA polymerase sigma-70 factor: MTNKLTDNELWAAVVSDSSRAFVVLYNRYWHKLYQTAKKYLKDDTASEEIVHDVFVALWQKRHTSGIIDFQKYILVTARYHVYKQMRVLATEIVEYREELPEYPALAVVSDVDVKLGYEDLQTELSNVLKQLPRRCQEIFWMSRVENLSNDEIAERLHISKRTVENQITIALKFLRSWYPQYSGVAVSLLFLFVF; encoded by the coding sequence ATGACCAACAAACTTACTGACAACGAATTATGGGCCGCCGTTGTGTCGGATAGTTCCAGGGCTTTTGTGGTCCTGTACAACAGGTATTGGCATAAATTGTATCAAACGGCAAAAAAGTACCTGAAAGATGATACTGCTTCCGAAGAAATAGTTCACGATGTTTTTGTGGCCCTGTGGCAAAAAAGGCATACCTCAGGCATTATCGATTTTCAGAAATATATTTTGGTTACTGCCCGGTACCATGTTTACAAACAGATGCGTGTACTGGCAACCGAAATAGTTGAATACCGGGAGGAATTACCTGAATATCCGGCATTGGCAGTTGTTAGTGATGTTGATGTAAAACTTGGCTATGAAGATTTGCAAACCGAGCTGAGCAATGTGCTTAAACAATTACCGCGGCGCTGTCAGGAAATTTTCTGGATGAGCCGGGTGGAGAATTTGAGTAATGATGAGATAGCGGAAAGGCTTCATATTTCTAAACGTACGGTGGAGAATCAGATCACCATCGCTTTGAAGTTTTTGCGGTCCTGGTACCCGCAGTATAGCGGGGTTGCGGTTTCGTTGCTGTTTCTCTTTGTTTTTTGA